Proteins from a single region of Salipiger sp. H15:
- the phnN gene encoding phosphonate metabolism protein/1,5-bisphosphokinase (PRPP-forming) PhnN: protein MSGRIFALVGPSGVGKDSLLAEAAARVPGLYVVQRVVTRAPGAGGEPCLAVSEARFDEMLAEGGFALHWGAHGLRYGIRRSELAARAQGRPVVFNGSRGALEQAAGALPELEVLHVTTRPEVLAERLAARGRESATEITARLSRAALPLPAGLKVHEIDNSGPLDVAADRLVALLQPVRA, encoded by the coding sequence ATGAGCGGGCGCATCTTCGCCCTCGTCGGCCCCTCGGGGGTGGGCAAGGACAGCCTGCTCGCCGAGGCGGCGGCGCGGGTGCCGGGCCTCTACGTGGTGCAGCGCGTGGTGACCCGCGCGCCCGGCGCCGGGGGCGAGCCCTGCCTCGCGGTCTCCGAGGCGCGCTTCGACGAGATGCTGGCGGAGGGGGGCTTTGCCCTGCACTGGGGCGCGCACGGGCTGCGCTACGGCATCCGCCGCAGCGAGCTGGCGGCGCGGGCGCAGGGCCGCCCGGTGGTGTTCAACGGCTCACGCGGGGCGCTCGAGCAGGCGGCGGGGGCGCTGCCCGAGCTCGAGGTGCTGCACGTGACCACCCGTCCCGAGGTGCTGGCCGAGCGGCTGGCCGCGCGGGGGCGCGAGAGCGCCACGGAGATCACCGCGCGGCTTTCGCGCGCGGCGCTGCCGCTGCCGGCGGGCCTGAAGGTGCACGAGATCGACAATTCCGGCCCACTCGACGTGGCGGCGGACCGGCTGGTGGCACTGCTTCAGCCGGTGAGGGCGTAG
- a CDS encoding DUF1045 domain-containing protein, whose protein sequence is MQDYSRYAIYYAPQPGPLADFAAAWLGWDPARGISVPHPALPGLPRPVSEITESPRKYGFHGTLKPPMRLAGGREALQGDLQALAARLAPVTLPGLALSRIGSFLALTIDGDAAPLARLAGEVVAALDAHRAPPSEAELARRRSARLSPAQEANLARWGYPYVMEEFKFHLTLSGKLAFGEAETVAEALRPALAPLLPQPFEIRELCLFGEAEDGRFHLIHRYALTG, encoded by the coding sequence ATGCAAGATTATTCCCGTTACGCCATCTACTACGCCCCGCAGCCGGGGCCTCTGGCCGACTTCGCCGCCGCCTGGCTGGGCTGGGACCCCGCCCGCGGCATATCCGTTCCCCATCCCGCGCTGCCCGGCCTGCCCCGGCCGGTCTCGGAGATCACCGAGTCGCCGCGCAAATACGGCTTCCACGGCACGCTCAAGCCGCCCATGCGGCTGGCCGGCGGCCGCGAGGCGCTGCAGGGTGACCTGCAGGCGCTGGCGGCGCGGCTCGCGCCGGTCACCCTGCCCGGCCTTGCGCTGAGCCGCATCGGCAGCTTCCTCGCGCTCACCATCGACGGCGACGCCGCGCCGCTTGCAAGGCTCGCCGGAGAGGTGGTCGCGGCGCTCGACGCGCACCGCGCGCCGCCCTCCGAGGCCGAGCTCGCACGCCGCCGCAGCGCGCGGCTGAGCCCGGCGCAGGAGGCGAACCTCGCGCGCTGGGGCTATCCCTACGTGATGGAAGAGTTCAAGTTCCACCTCACGCTCAGCGGCAAGCTGGCCTTCGGCGAGGCCGAGACGGTCGCCGAGGCGCTGCGCCCGGCGCTTGCGCCGCTGCTGCCGCAGCCCTTCGAGATCCGCGAGCTCTGCCTCTTCGGCGAGGCGGAGGACGGGCGCTTTCACCTCATCCACCGCTACGCCCTCACCGGCTGA
- the phnL gene encoding phosphonate C-P lyase system protein PhnL: protein MIRISDVSKSFVLHNQGSAVIPVMEGASLSVAPGECVALVGNSGAGKSTLMRMIYGNYLAASGRILVGDVDVAQAEPREILKLRREVLGYVSQFLRVVPRVPTLEVVAEPVLAAGGSAAEGEARARELLARLNIPERLWSLSPTTFSGGEQQRVNIARGFAHAFPALLLDEPTASLDATNRAVVLELIEEAKARGAAIVGIFHDVEARERVCDREIDVSAFTPARAA, encoded by the coding sequence ATGATCCGGATCTCGGACGTGTCGAAGAGCTTCGTGCTGCACAACCAGGGCAGCGCGGTGATCCCGGTGATGGAGGGCGCCTCGCTTTCCGTGGCGCCCGGGGAATGCGTCGCGCTGGTGGGCAATTCCGGCGCGGGCAAGTCCACGCTGATGCGGATGATCTACGGCAACTACCTTGCCGCGTCGGGCCGCATCCTCGTGGGCGATGTCGACGTGGCGCAGGCCGAGCCGCGCGAGATCCTGAAGCTGCGCCGCGAGGTGCTGGGCTACGTCAGCCAGTTCCTGCGCGTGGTGCCGCGCGTCCCGACGCTGGAGGTGGTCGCCGAGCCGGTGCTGGCCGCGGGCGGCAGTGCCGCCGAGGGCGAGGCGCGGGCGCGCGAACTGCTGGCGCGGCTCAACATCCCCGAGCGGCTCTGGAGCCTCTCGCCCACCACCTTCTCGGGCGGCGAGCAGCAGCGGGTCAACATCGCGCGCGGCTTTGCCCATGCCTTCCCGGCGCTGCTGCTCGACGAGCCCACCGCCTCGCTCGACGCCACCAACCGCGCGGTTGTGCTGGAGCTGATCGAGGAGGCCAAGGCCCGCGGCGCGGCGATCGTCGGCATCTTCCACGACGTCGAGGCGCGCGAGCGCGTCTGCGACCGCGAGATCGACGTGAGCGCCTTCACCCCGGCGCGGGCGGCATGA